In a single window of the Danio rerio strain Tuebingen ecotype United States chromosome 20, GRCz12tu, whole genome shotgun sequence genome:
- the si:dkey-217m5.8 gene encoding uncharacterized protein isoform X2, protein MMPLRREMVFLYSMYAEHESGFGDEEYRAIFRKIAYQVDHGTWTEKTGYDFPALPRQTRGNDCGVFVLMYTLSMVCGIGFQFEEMDMPVIRQWWCLLMERFQIDGVGSKTTSNLPAHVQAVQERKRNDKTLVDLILTSKSAEQHLVDTLGGKRSNWFPLKPRAQVPVYIENEQSLLVLCNYMSGVHHRTQTQLTYNNEVEFICGCLLSEAIIHGLCEYKACLGRRLKMFSSRVLFITHVKLMNLIEELPEK, encoded by the exons ATGATGCCGCTTCGAAGAGAGATGGTGTTTTTATACTCTATGTATGCAGAGCATGAATCAGGATTTGGAGATGAGGAATACAGGGCCATTTTTAG GAAAATTGCTTACCAAGTTGATCATGGGACATGGACTGAAAAGACTGGATATGATTTTCCA GCTTTGCCACGTCAGACAAGAGGGAATGATTGTGGTGTTTTTGTACTCATG TACACCCTCTCAATGGTGTGTGGCATTGGGTTTCAATTTGAGgag ATGGATATGCCTGTCATTCGTCAGTGGTGGTGTCTACTCATGGAACGATTTCAGATTGATGG GGTGGGAAGTAAAACCACATCCAATCTTCCGGCACATGTCCAAGCAGTTCAAGAAAGGAAAAGGAATGACAAAACATTAGTGGACTTAATTCTCACATCAAAATCAGCAGAGCAGCATTTGGTG GATACACTTGGTGGGAAAAGGTCAAACTGGTTTCCCCTAAAACCCCGTGCTCAGGTGCCTGTCTACATTGAGAATGAGCAGTCCCTGTTAGTCCTTTGTAACTACATGAGCGGAGTTCATCATAGAACCCAAACGCAGCTGACCTACAATAATGAGGTGGAGTTCATTTGTGGATGTCTCCTTTCAGAG GCCATCATTCATGGCCTTTGCGAGTACAAGGCTTGTCTTGGCAGGAGGCTGAAGATGTTTTCCTCCAGGGTCCTGTTTATCACTCAtg TGAAGTTGATGAATTTGATAGAAGAATTGCCCGAGAAATGA
- the si:dkey-217m5.8 gene encoding uncharacterized protein LOC569884, with protein MTAASPGISSVTSPQSSVPITEKSACEPTKPWERDWHPLQEKLLDYVLERNRPGSEIFVKEGQVCLIREEFWSLVLLRDMDSHIGNACMKLICEMARQIGKDIYIEDFYVVPVWKTTPNNIVTGLPEDADLKDLLAFPAWTNANGPDHFVVCENCLPS; from the exons ATGACTGCTGCATCACCAGGCATATCATCTGTCACATCTCCTCAGTCATcagtaccaattacagaaaaatctGCTTGTGAACCTACTAAGCCTTGGGAGAGGGACTGGCATCCATTACAAGAAAAACTG ctTGATTATGTGCTGGAGCGAAATCGGCCTGGCAGTGAAATATTTGTGAAGGAGGGGCAAGTGTGCCTTATTCGAGAAGAATTTTGGAGTCTTGTATTGCTAAGGGACATGGACTCCCAT ATTGGAAACGCCTGCATGAAGCTTATTTGTGAAATGGCTCGGCAAATT GGCAAGGACATATACATTGAGGACTTTTATGTTGTCCCTGTGTGGAAAACAACTCCTAACAACATTGTTACTGGATTACCG GAAGATGCAGACTTGAAAGACCTGTTAGCCTTTCCAGCATGGACAAATGCAAATGGACCAGACCACTTCGTTGTCTGT GAAAATTGCTTACCAAGTTGA
- the pimr136 gene encoding Pim proto-oncogene, serine/threonine kinase, related 136 precursor, translated as MLFTVLGVIALFLGERNNSSTVSGQEERFDRPEGLVTVSSVTNSDGREIGDWCKDSSLHLEEQINVQIEEPSLEEPVDGQSEKQPPVEPDSVPGEEQPLVEPDSVPGEEQPLVEPDSVPGEEQPLVEPDSVPGEEQPLVEPDSVPGEEQPLVEPDSVPGEEQPLVEPDSVPGEEQPLVEPDSVHGDEKPLVEPDSVPGEEQSLVEPDSVYGDDQPLVEPVDGHSEDTESFSAEPGCSHDDPPNVVSAKPGCKDDVAQGATCQTEGSVPPQPEELKDQDTHIIEINSRHYEIGAKLGKGSYGTVFAGTRLEDGLPVAVKIADFKIERYIFVPGFNHPLPAEIALHFLATKGPKVKELVQLLDWKVEDNRYFMVLERPIPSVSVTEFLRSHRGNIEEDVLQKIMFHTTIAADTCIKRGVLHRDIKPDNLLMNPQTNEVKLIDFGCGDLMKYYYTTYLGTFQFSPPEAKTAGYYYAEPATVWSLGILQYVLIMQRFHQRLSADTALVSV; from the exons ATGTTATTTACCGTACTCGGAGTAATTGCTCTCTTCCTGGGAGAAAGAAACAACAGTTCCACCGTCTCAGGTCAAGAAGAAAGATTCGACCGTCCGGAAGGATTGGTCACGGTATCCTCCGTGACTAACAGTGATG GTCGAGAAATCGGTGACTGGTGTAAAGATTCATCTTTGCATCTTGAGGAACAGATCAATGTTCAGATTGAGGAACCATCACTGGAGGAACCTGTTGATGGTCAGAGTGAAAAACAACCACCGGTAGAGCCCGACAGTGTTCCCGGTGAAGAACAACCACTGGTAGAGCCCGACAGTGTTCCCGGTGAAGAACAACCACTGGTAGAGCCCGACAGTGTTCCCGGTGAAGAACAACCACTGGTAGAGCCCGACAGTGTTCCTGGTGAAGAACAACCACTGGTAGAGCCCGACAGTGTTCCCGGTGAAGAACAACCACTGGTAGAGCCCGACAGTGTTCCCGGTGAAGAACAACCACTGGTAGAGCCCGACAGTGTTCCCGGTGAAGAACAACCACTGGTAGAGCCCGACAGTGTTCACGGTGATGAAAAACCACTGGTAGAGCCCGACAGTGTTCCTGGTGAAGAACAATCACTGGTAGAGCCCGACAGTGTTTACGGTGATGATCAACCCCTAGTAGAGCCTGTGGATGGTCACAGTGAGGACACAGAGAGCTTCTCTGCTGAGCCCGGCTGTAGTCATGACGAccctccaaatgtggtctctgCTAAGCCCGGCTGTAAAGATGACGTCGCTCAAGGTGCAACCTGTCAGACAGAGGGCTCTGTTCCACCTCAGCCAGAAGAGCTGAAGGATCAAGACACACACATTATTG AGATCAACTCACGTCACTATGAAATTGGTGCTAAGCTGGGCAAAGGAAGTTATGGAACCGTTTTCGCAGGAACCCGTTTAGAAGATGGCCTTCCGGTGGCTGTAAAAATAGCAGATTTCAAGATTGAGCGATACATCTTTGTT CCGGGGTTTAACCATCCACTTCCAGCAGAGATTGCTCTGCACTTTCTTGCAACTAAAGGCCCCAAGGTCAAAGAACTCGTTCAGCTTCTGGACTGGAAGGTGGAGGATAACCGCTACTTTATGGTCCTAGAGCGGCCCATACCCTCTGTGAGCGTAACGGAATTTTTAAGAAGCCACAGAGGCAACATCGAAGAAGACGTGTTACAGAAAATCATGTTCCACACAACAATTGCTGCTGACACATGCATCAAACGTGGAGTGCTTCATCGCGATATTAAGCCTGACAACTTGCTGATGAACCCGCAGACCAATGAAGTTAAACTGATTGACTTCGGGTGCGGTGACCTAATGAAGTACTATTACACAACTTATTTGG GCACATTCCAGTTCAGCCCTCCCGAGGCTAAAACGGCTGGCTATTACTATGCTGAGCCAGCGACAGTGTGGTCACTCGGGATTCTTCAATATGTCCTGAT AATGCAGCGATTTCATCAGCGGTTGTCTGCAGACACTGCCCTGGTCTCGGTATAA
- the pimr136 gene encoding pim proto-oncogene, serine/threonine kinase, related 136 isoform X1: MLFTVLGVIALFLGERNNSSTVSGQEERFDRPEGLVTVSSVTNSDGREIGDWCKDSSLHLEEQINVQIEEPSLEEPVDGQSEKQPPVEPDSVPGEEQPLVEPDSVPGEEQPLVEPDSVPGEEQPLVEPDSVPGEEQPLVEPDSVPGEEQPLVEPDSVPGEEQPLVEPDSVPGEEQPLVEPDSVHGDEKPLVEPDSVPGEEQSLVEPDSVYGDDQPLVEPVDGHSEDTESFSAEPGCSHDDPPNVVSAKPGCKDDVAQGATCQTEGSVPPQPEELKDQDTHIIEINSRHYEIGAKLGKGSYGTVFAGTRLEDGLPVAVKIADFKIERYIFVPGFNHPLPAEIALHFLATKGPKVKELVQLLDWKVEDNRYFMVLERPIPSVSVTEFLRSHRGNIEEDVLQKIMFHTTIAADTCIKRGVLHRDIKPDNLLMNPQTNEVKLIDFGCGDLMKYYYTTYLGTFQFSPPEAKTAGYYYAEPATVWSLGILQYVLMFKKFPDNHDLLKLNDRNLHQHGRSKECSDFISGCLQTLPWSRYKLNALRAHDWFKRIVKKI; this comes from the exons ATGTTATTTACCGTACTCGGAGTAATTGCTCTCTTCCTGGGAGAAAGAAACAACAGTTCCACCGTCTCAGGTCAAGAAGAAAGATTCGACCGTCCGGAAGGATTGGTCACGGTATCCTCCGTGACTAACAGTGATG GTCGAGAAATCGGTGACTGGTGTAAAGATTCATCTTTGCATCTTGAGGAACAGATCAATGTTCAGATTGAGGAACCATCACTGGAGGAACCTGTTGATGGTCAGAGTGAAAAACAACCACCGGTAGAGCCCGACAGTGTTCCCGGTGAAGAACAACCACTGGTAGAGCCCGACAGTGTTCCCGGTGAAGAACAACCACTGGTAGAGCCCGACAGTGTTCCCGGTGAAGAACAACCACTGGTAGAGCCCGACAGTGTTCCTGGTGAAGAACAACCACTGGTAGAGCCCGACAGTGTTCCCGGTGAAGAACAACCACTGGTAGAGCCCGACAGTGTTCCCGGTGAAGAACAACCACTGGTAGAGCCCGACAGTGTTCCCGGTGAAGAACAACCACTGGTAGAGCCCGACAGTGTTCACGGTGATGAAAAACCACTGGTAGAGCCCGACAGTGTTCCTGGTGAAGAACAATCACTGGTAGAGCCCGACAGTGTTTACGGTGATGATCAACCCCTAGTAGAGCCTGTGGATGGTCACAGTGAGGACACAGAGAGCTTCTCTGCTGAGCCCGGCTGTAGTCATGACGAccctccaaatgtggtctctgCTAAGCCCGGCTGTAAAGATGACGTCGCTCAAGGTGCAACCTGTCAGACAGAGGGCTCTGTTCCACCTCAGCCAGAAGAGCTGAAGGATCAAGACACACACATTATTG AGATCAACTCACGTCACTATGAAATTGGTGCTAAGCTGGGCAAAGGAAGTTATGGAACCGTTTTCGCAGGAACCCGTTTAGAAGATGGCCTTCCGGTGGCTGTAAAAATAGCAGATTTCAAGATTGAGCGATACATCTTTGTT CCGGGGTTTAACCATCCACTTCCAGCAGAGATTGCTCTGCACTTTCTTGCAACTAAAGGCCCCAAGGTCAAAGAACTCGTTCAGCTTCTGGACTGGAAGGTGGAGGATAACCGCTACTTTATGGTCCTAGAGCGGCCCATACCCTCTGTGAGCGTAACGGAATTTTTAAGAAGCCACAGAGGCAACATCGAAGAAGACGTGTTACAGAAAATCATGTTCCACACAACAATTGCTGCTGACACATGCATCAAACGTGGAGTGCTTCATCGCGATATTAAGCCTGACAACTTGCTGATGAACCCGCAGACCAATGAAGTTAAACTGATTGACTTCGGGTGCGGTGACCTAATGAAGTACTATTACACAACTTATTTGG GCACATTCCAGTTCAGCCCTCCCGAGGCTAAAACGGCTGGCTATTACTATGCTGAGCCAGCGACAGTGTGGTCACTCGGGATTCTTCAATATGTCCTGATGTTCAAAAAATTTCCAGACAACCATGACCTCCTCAAGttgaatgacagaaatttacaCCAACACGGAAGGTCAAAAG AATGCAGCGATTTCATCAGCGGTTGTCTGCAGACACTGCCCTGGTCTCGGTATAAGCTGAATGCACTTCGTGCCCATGACTGGTTTAAG AGAATTGTAAAAAAgatctag